The Ornithodoros turicata isolate Travis chromosome 9, ASM3712646v1, whole genome shotgun sequence genome includes a region encoding these proteins:
- the LOC135368060 gene encoding uncharacterized protein LOC135368060 isoform X2, giving the protein MLKDKDLILVTDSKRDPQQGQCRKCGAPVGMDAPQLPLQAHTTAPPTQPHHHYQAISSTAPTLQRAVQVQHAPPTERQGEPQLVAQPRALPPSQKGGTVPFEDVVPRFTILNYTLLDLPYDIAAALHTFKSAADVPNTFRNRTVLWLNRDISQYTLYPGNLYGEAARLLVLRYGQLRDAVGYDSCSGHFDSKRSTRGEKYTT; this is encoded by the exons ATGCTCAAAGACAAGGACTTGATCCTTGTCACCGACTCGAAGCGAGATCCACAGCAAGGACAATGCAGAAAATGTGGAGCGCCAGTAGGAAT GGACGCTCCACAGCTCCCGCTGCAGGCGCACACGACTGCACCGCCCACACAACCCCATCATCATTACCAGGCCATATCATCAACTGCTCCTACCCTGCAGCGTGCAGTACAAGTGCAGCACGCCCCACCGACCGAGCGACAAGGTGAGCCGCAGTTGGTGGCACAGCCACGAGCGCTGCCGCCGTCGCAAAAGGGAGGGACGGTGCCGTTCGAGGACGTGGTACCGAGGTTCACCATTCTGAACTACACCTTACTCGATCTTCCTTACGACATAGCCGCGGCGCTGCACACCTTCAAGTCCGCGGCCGACGTTCCGAACACATTTAGGAACAGGACTGTGCTGTGGCTCAATCGTGACATAAGCCAGTATACCCT GTACCCTGGGAATCTGTATGGTGAAGCAGCTCGTCTACTGGTGCTGCGTTATGGCCAGCTCCGTGACGCTGTTGGATAT